DNA sequence from the Malus sylvestris chromosome 10, drMalSylv7.2, whole genome shotgun sequence genome:
ATTAACCTGGTTCAGTATACTTGGCGCCTTAACAGGTACCAGAAACACTGCCAGCAGAAGTTCTTGGAAAAATGGGTGCACCACCAAAGAGTGAAGTGCCTGTAATTTCACCTGAGGAACTTGTGGAGGCTGATGGGATAATCTTCGGTTTCCCTACCAGATTTGGAATGATGGCTGCACAGTTTAAAGCATTTTTCGATTCAACTGGAGGCTTATGGAGAACTCAAGCACTTGCTGGCAAGCCCGCTGGAATTTTCTACAGCACTGGATCTCAAGGTGGTGGACAAGAGACTACCCCGTAAGTTTTCAGCCAACAAGAGTATTTCTTTTCATTAGGTGTACAATTACAGGGATTTTTTGAACTGTTTCTCGTTCTTTCCCTATTGCGTTGCACTTTACTGAAATGTTTGCAATGTGATTTTTCTTGTCCTGTTTTTGATTTACTTGAAACCGTGCAGCTTGACAACCATTACTCAGCTTGTTCACCACGGAATGCTCTTTGTGCCTATCGGATACACGAGTGGAGCTGGCATGTTCGAGATGGAGCAGGTCAAGGGTGGAAGCCCCTATGGTGCGGGAACTTATGCTGGGGATGGCACAAGACAACCTTCTGATCTAGAACTAGAAACAGCTAGCCACCAGGGAAAGTACTTTGCTGGCATCGCAAAGAAGCTTA
Encoded proteins:
- the LOC126587799 gene encoding NAD(P)H dehydrogenase (quinone) FQR1-like — encoded protein: MATKVYIVYYSMYGHVARLAEEILKGVQSVEGVEAKMWQVPETLPAEVLGKMGAPPKSEVPVISPEELVEADGIIFGFPTRFGMMAAQFKAFFDSTGGLWRTQALAGKPAGIFYSTGSQGGGQETTPLTTITQLVHHGMLFVPIGYTSGAGMFEMEQVKGGSPYGAGTYAGDGTRQPSDLELETASHQGKYFAGIAKKLKGSA